CCTTGAAGCCGGGCGGCTTGCACATCATGTTCATGGGACTGAATGAGTCGTTTGAAGAGGGCACGTCCGTTCCAGTCGTTTTGACGTTCGAAAAAGCTGGTGATGTCGCCGTCGAACTGCCGGTCGCCAAGATGGGCGCGAAAGCAATGGACCACGGTAAAATGGATCACAGTGGTCACGACCACAGCAAGACCAACTAACACCAAAGGACCCAGGGAGAGCCAACCATGTCAGGTTTGAAACTCTTCCGGTACGTGGCTTGGGCGGCAGTTGCCGTCCTTGCCTGCGTGGCCGGCGCGCTTGTCTATCTGCAAACCACATCCAGCAACAATTCCGGTGCCTTGATCGAGCCGCTGGCTGCCATTGGTGGCCCGTTTGAGCTGGTCGGCGGAAATGGAGAAACTGTCACCGACCAGACGCTGGCCGGAAAACCGACAGTCATGTTCTTCGGTTTCACTTATTGCCCGGACGTCTGCCCCACCACCTTGTCGGAACTGCAGGGCTGGATCGAAGCTCTTGGCCCGGATGCAGACAAACTCAACTACGCCTTTGTCAGCGTTGATCCGGAGAGGGATACTCCAGACGTGATGCGCGATTATGTCGGTGCATTCGATGACCGCATCCTTGCCCTGACCGGGTCCCGCGAGAACATCGATTCAATGCTGAAGGCCTATCGGGTCTATGCAAAGCGGGTTCCACTTGACGACGGCGACTATACGATGGACCATTCAGCGGCCGTCTACCTGATGAATGCTGACAACAAGTTCGTCGGCACCATTGCGTATGGCGAAGTGGAAGAAACAGCGCTGGCCAAACTCAAGCGGCTGATCCAAAATGCCCCTGCCTCGTCCTGACAGAGCGGCGATAAATAATGGGGTGAAAGGATAAAGGCGGAATGCAAACGTCACTTTATTTCGGACTGGCGCTTGGCGCGACAAGCCTTGTCGCACTGTCCGCAATACTGTGGCTCTATGCAGGCGAGCGGGTCTATGTTGACCGTCTCATCTCCGCGATCGCCGGGTGTTTTTGAACACCCCGTCGCCCCGTTTCCTTTGTGATTAGTCTGTTCGTCCTTTCTGATGTCCAAACAACGCCTTGATCAACATCTCGTCGACACCGGCCACTTCCCGTCCCGTGCCCGTGCCCGGGATGCGATCTTGCGCGGCACGGTTTCGGTGAACGGTGCGGTCTGCGGCAAACCAGCTCAAAAGGTCGCCGCGAATGCTGCAATTGCCGTGGAAGATCCTGCGGCAGGCTACGTCTCCCGCGCTGCGCTGAAACTGATTGAGGGGCTGCGCACCTTCAATGTCACACCGGTAGACAAGATTTGCCTTGATATCGGCGCATCCACCGGGGGCTTCACACAGGTTCTGCTGCAAAACGGGGCAACGAGAGTCCACGCCATCGACGTTGGACATGACCAACTGCACGACAAGCTGCGCCGCGATCCCCGGGTGATTGCTCAAGATGGGTTGAATGCCCGTGAGTTGACCCAAGAGCATCTAGGGGGCGACCGGCCGAAGCTGCTGGTCTCCGATGTCAGCTTTATTTCCCTGAAACTCGCCCTCCCTCCCGCCCTTGATCTTGCAGCCCCGGGGGCGGACGGCATCTTTCTGGTGAAGCCGCAATTCGAGGCCGGTAAGGACAAAATCGGCAAAGGCGGGCTGGTGGACCCGGAAATTGCCGAGGCCACCGCCAAACACTTGCAGGATTGGCTCGGAACCGTGCCTGGCTGGACCGCCGGAGATTTGATCCCATCCCCCGTAAAAGGCGGCGACGGCAACGCCGAATGGCTGCTCTACGGGAAGAAAGCGGCCTAAAGCCGACCTATCGCTTGCCCCGACCCGCGTTCGCCTGTATCGCTCGGCCATGACTGAGACGCGACTAGAAATCACCGAGCTGGGCCATCGGGGAGATGGCATTGCTTTCACTGGAACAGGGCCTGTTTATGTGGCCGGAGGCCTGCCGGGCGAGACTGTTGAGGCCGAAATCCAAAACGGACGGGTGCAGAACCCTGACTATCTGTCCCAATCGCCGGACCGGATTGAGCCGGTGTGCCGGCATTACGCGGCCTGTGGCGGCTGCTCGGTGCAGCATCTGGCCGAAGCGCCCTATCTGTCGTGGAAACGGAACCTCGTCGAAAAAGCACTCAAAACCCAGGGCATAGACGCTGAAGTGGCACAGACCATCGCAGCGACCGAAGGCGGACGGCGGCGGGCGGCCTTTACGGCGACCCGGGCCGGGCGCGCGGTTCTTCTCGGCTATCATGAGAAGGCCAGCCACAAGCTGGTCGACATTTCCGAATGTCCGGTGCTCGACCCAAGCATCACCAGCGCACTCAAGGGCCTGAAGTCCCTGGCAGCCGATTTGGTGCCGAAGAACGGCGAACTCCGGATAACCGTGCTCAGCACCACCTCAGGTCTGGATGTAGCCTTCGACAAGGCCGACAAGGCTTATGACCGCAAGATCCCGGCGTTGAGCCAGAAGACCGTGGAGCTGGATCTGGCGCGCCTCAGTGTGAACGGCGAAGTCCTGCTGGAAGTGCGCCCGCCCTTGCTCGACATGGGTGGCACCGGCCTCGTCCCGCCACCGGGCGGCTTCACGCAGGCAACGCTTGCCGCCGAACAAGCACTTTCGGAACTTGTCGTTGCAGGTGTTGGCAAGGCCAAGACCGTGGCCGATCTGTTTTCAGGTGTCGGCACCTTTGCGCTCAGGCTTGCCCGCACAGCCAACGTCCATGCGGTTGAGGGCGACTCAGCTGCGATTGCAGCGCTCGACCGCTCCTTACGCAAGCCGCAGGGCTTGAAGAAGGTGACATTTGAAAAGCGGGATCTTTTCCGCCGCCCGCTGGTGCCGGAAGAGCTGGAGCCGTTTGCCGCCGTTGTTTTCGACCCGCCACGCGCCGGCGCTCAAGCCCAGGCAGAGATGCTGGCAAAATCGAAAGTGAAGACGATCGTCGCCGTCTCCTGCAATCCGGCAACGCTGGCTCGGGATTTGAGGATCCTGATCGACGGCGGCTATGCGCTTCACACTGTCACCCCGGTGGACCAGTTCCACTTCTCGCCCCATATTGAGGCGGTGGCGGTTCTAAAACGGGAGTGAGCTATGGCTGCGGCGACGGATTCGAATATGTCTGACAAACAGGGTTTGCGCCGGTCACCGACCCCGATTACCAAAGTCGCCCGCCGGCTTCGCTATGCGGCCCATCAAGGCAGCCGTGTCGCGCTCTACACGTTACACTCCGAAGCCATGCGCCGCATGAACCTGCGGCTCCAAAAAGATCTGCCGGAAACGCCGAAAGTCACGCCGGAAGGCCCGGTCCCGAGCCAGCGGCGCATGTTGGCCGATATCGTCAAGTTGTTTGCCGAAGACATGAAGGCGGTTGAAGATGGCATCTACCCGATGCCCTCAAACGGCACTCTGAGCCCAAGGGAGCTGTTGCAGACCAGCCAGGCCTTTTTCGAGGACGTGCCCAAAGTCGCGCGGCGGCGGGCCGAAAACACCCATCAGGAAGTCAACCAAGACGGCCCGGCCTTTGCCGATGCTCTTCCGCGCTATTACCGCCAGAACTTCCATTTCCAGACAGATGGCTGGCTGTCGGAAGACAGCGCCCGCCTTTATGATTTCCAGGTCGATGTTCTGTTTTCCGGGGCAACGGCCGCCATGCGGCGCAAGACTCTCCTGCCCTTCGCGGAGATCCTGAAACGCAAGGACCAGCGCAAGATCGCCTATGTCGATATTGCTTGCGGCACGGGCGGCCTGCTCCGTCCCGCGCTCAATGCCTTTCCCCGCCTGTCCGGAATCGGGCTGGACCTTTCAGAGCCTTATCTCAACGTTGCGCGGGATCGATTCAAAAGTCCGCGCG
This window of the Roseibium alexandrii DFL-11 genome carries:
- a CDS encoding SCO family protein, which codes for MSGLKLFRYVAWAAVAVLACVAGALVYLQTTSSNNSGALIEPLAAIGGPFELVGGNGETVTDQTLAGKPTVMFFGFTYCPDVCPTTLSELQGWIEALGPDADKLNYAFVSVDPERDTPDVMRDYVGAFDDRILALTGSRENIDSMLKAYRVYAKRVPLDDGDYTMDHSAAVYLMNADNKFVGTIAYGEVEETALAKLKRLIQNAPASS
- a CDS encoding TlyA family RNA methyltransferase gives rise to the protein MSKQRLDQHLVDTGHFPSRARARDAILRGTVSVNGAVCGKPAQKVAANAAIAVEDPAAGYVSRAALKLIEGLRTFNVTPVDKICLDIGASTGGFTQVLLQNGATRVHAIDVGHDQLHDKLRRDPRVIAQDGLNARELTQEHLGGDRPKLLVSDVSFISLKLALPPALDLAAPGADGIFLVKPQFEAGKDKIGKGGLVDPEIAEATAKHLQDWLGTVPGWTAGDLIPSPVKGGDGNAEWLLYGKKAA
- a CDS encoding class I SAM-dependent RNA methyltransferase — protein: MTETRLEITELGHRGDGIAFTGTGPVYVAGGLPGETVEAEIQNGRVQNPDYLSQSPDRIEPVCRHYAACGGCSVQHLAEAPYLSWKRNLVEKALKTQGIDAEVAQTIAATEGGRRRAAFTATRAGRAVLLGYHEKASHKLVDISECPVLDPSITSALKGLKSLAADLVPKNGELRITVLSTTSGLDVAFDKADKAYDRKIPALSQKTVELDLARLSVNGEVLLEVRPPLLDMGGTGLVPPPGGFTQATLAAEQALSELVVAGVGKAKTVADLFSGVGTFALRLARTANVHAVEGDSAAIAALDRSLRKPQGLKKVTFEKRDLFRRPLVPEELEPFAAVVFDPPRAGAQAQAEMLAKSKVKTIVAVSCNPATLARDLRILIDGGYALHTVTPVDQFHFSPHIEAVAVLKRE
- a CDS encoding class I SAM-dependent methyltransferase, with amino-acid sequence MSDKQGLRRSPTPITKVARRLRYAAHQGSRVALYTLHSEAMRRMNLRLQKDLPETPKVTPEGPVPSQRRMLADIVKLFAEDMKAVEDGIYPMPSNGTLSPRELLQTSQAFFEDVPKVARRRAENTHQEVNQDGPAFADALPRYYRQNFHFQTDGWLSEDSARLYDFQVDVLFSGATAAMRRKTLLPFAEILKRKDQRKIAYVDIACGTGGLLRPALNAFPRLSGIGLDLSEPYLNVARDRFKSPRAGYVTAMAEELPFADNSLDVVSCVFLFHELPPKIRRQVLSEIARVLKPGGSFLFVDSLQTGDVPDYDGLLTIFPQLFHEPYYTSYLKEDLTSLCADVGLDERWMRPAFVSRTAEFVKTG